TTCATTTTTCTTCAGACCTTTGCTGTGCATTCATTCTTTCATCCACCCAGTgtacagtctctctctctctctctctctctctctctctctctctctctctctctcagaccaCCAACCAGTGTTGCAGCTGTggggaaaataaaatatgtcCATGAAATTAAACAATGCATTATTCTACTACCTCCTTCAATAGGGAGAACATCTAACATCATTGATAAATATTGATCCAAATGTCAAAAGGTTACAGCTGACCACAGCAATAAACAATTTCGGGGATTcaataaaaattaaaatgtcTGCACTTACTGTAAACTGCCGAACCTCCCCGTTGTCTACTAAATGGTGCTCCGTCTCTGGGGTGATGGCATAAGCCAGTCTCTGTTTAAGGAGAAGGGTGGATACATTTAAATAGTCTTAAAGTTCGACATTCTAAAAGAACACTTGATCATTTCCATTTAAGTTAAGAGTCGACTCACATCGCAAAACTTTCCAGGCAGAATGCAGAGTTTGTAGATGGCGTAGAGAGGCACCATGGACATTGAGGAAATGGCCAGACACCATCCAACCATGTTAGCCCACGGAGGAAAGGAATAGGTGCCGTAGTTCGGGGGGTTAAACGTGGCGAAGCTCACCACCACCATAAACTATGGAGGAAAAggatttaaatgcaaaaaagCTCAGAGGCGGCATTGGTTCAAAATATTTCCTGTTAATTGTCTATCCTCTTTAATACTGTAATATTCCAACACAAGCATTGTATCACACCTGCATTCACCAGTCACTCTAAACAAAAATGTGAGGTACGAAAGCACAGACTCACCAGCAGGAAACACGGGCTGACAAACTTCCAGCACAGCCTCCAGTACAAGCCGGGGCGCTGGCCGATCATTTCTTCAATGTCGTCACTGAATCGGTCCACTCCTGGAATATATGGAGATACTTTGATACATTTGAACGACATGTATTGAGAATCTCTAAACAATGTAAAGACAGTAGGTGACTAAAGTATCATTGTGGAGTCATTTTTAATAAGCCACTGCAATTTTTGCTTCAtcacagcttcttttttttccagctcacCTGGctctacttttttttattttatttttttattcatgcctGGAAGGCATCTCTCACTGAAAAGGAATATGTCCAGACACACTGCCAGGTATTCAGCACAGCTCAATGTATTTATCCAGAGGACAGCGGAACAAAAGACCACAGTggccagaggtcaaaggttcCTCTCAGCAGTTATGaggatggggggaaaaaagatccGCCAAGCCGTAGGCTTGATTTATCTGGCTTGCCAAGGTCAGGACCCACCAAAGTGGTGCAATATGCTGACCCCACCTGGGGGCGTAGTTAGGATTTATCCCTCCGTGGATCCCTCTACAGTCCAGTTTCAGTAGACATGAGACAAGAAACCCCATACGGAAGGTCAGGGAAACCTTCTTCCCTGACCTTTTCATGGTTTTTTGTTAATATTCTGTGCCTGCTGCATTATGTGGTTGTGCTGTAACAAGTGGAGGCTGTTTTTACTATACAAGTTAAGTCTTTCTTATGTGTTGTACGGCTAGAGTGCTTGATAATAATCCCCAAGCTCTGTATCGTATGCAAAGACAAACAGTAATTTAGAGATTTTGTGTATTGGACGATTGAAACATAAACAATATAGCATTGTAAAGATTGTCACAAAGAGAGCAATTGACTTGAGGTCACCCCTACTTGCCACCCACCACAATTGTTCCCCAGCTGCAGTTTACTTTATGTGGTGCGTTATCTCACTGCCGAGTTAAAACATTTGCAGCATCAACGGTGTTCGAAAGGCCGTCAACTCGACCTCACTGAGCTCTAATGAGCAGCACAGCTTCAGTGTCCTTTTACTTTTAGAGTGAATGAAGATGCCCAAACCACTAGAAGGAATAGGCCCTTTAGCTGCAGCCACCGTACGTCTAATGCAACTATGCGACCATCCTGTGGCACAGCACAGCTATAACAAATGATTCCTTATCAAACCCTTGATATGGCATCAGCTTTGTCGGTCATGAAAACATAATTCATCGGGTTTTCATTCCTCTTTTCTGCTGTCCATCTCTCTCACCATAGAACCATGCGATGCCGATGGCTTCAATAAGCACTCCAAAGAGAATCGATGTTCCTGCCGCAAAGTGATCCAGCAGAGTGAACACATACATCCCGCCCTGGAGAGACAAGTGTACGATCatggtgtttttaaaataagctCAACGGATAATACGGGAAGACGAATCTGATGATACAGTTGATGCAAATGACAAAATGTTTGTGGGAAAGAGTAAGACTGCTCCGTGGAATACGTACATTTGTAACACAGAAGAGGGATATGAGAAACGTGGAGACAACAATGAAGAGGGTGAACAGCTCTCTGTGCTTGTGGAGGCATTTGAACTCGTCAATTAGACCCGTGATCACCGATTCCATCCCGCCCATCTACAACAGAAGATAGTGAGGAATTGGATTAAAGCACAAGGTCAGCGGGTCACAGTAGATGTAGCACATGGATGCATTCATGAGGGATGATGCCTAATATAAGTGGATCCCAACAGTTCGGGCATTTTGCGTTATTGAGTTCAAAATGAAACAGACTAGTTAAGGATGATTTTAAGCCTAGTCGAATTTCCAGGAATGACTTCTGAGGGGTTTTATACTTACAGCACTGTCAATTCCAAGAGTCAACAGCATGATGAAGAAGATAACAGCCCACACGGATGATCCAGGCAACGTCGCAATCGCTTCTGGGTAAATGACAAACACCAAACCAGCACCTACGGAACAAATTCAAGCATGGGGAGGTAGAAAAgggcaaaaaacacaaacaaaccaggCATTTGGAACATCAAAGCTTTGTCAAAAGTAGGAAAAATAATACCGTACCGTCTCTGGCAACTTTGTCCAGGGCGACATTGTGCTTGTGGGACATGTACCCAAGGAAGGAGAAGACCACGAAGCCGGAAAAGAAGCTGGTCAAGGAGTTGATGGAGCTTGTGATGATCGCGTCTCTggatagataaataaaataataagaggtgaaataaaacaacagtaCAGGAGGATtttgtaatgaatgaatgaatggattagTAAGATGGTCCATGATTTGCCTATTATGTGTGTCTGCCTGCTGTCTGTTTGGACTTTAACTTACCTCAATTAAGGAAAGAATACTAAGGACTTAGTGTGTAAGAATGTGTGAAAGGGACGCGAGGAGTCTAAGATCTAGTCTGCAGATAATGTGCAAAGCCGTCCATCATTTTTAAATTCAGACATATTGGCCAAATATGTTGACGGTGGTTTTGCGTTTGGCTTATGGAGGAATCAGTTATCAGaaacagacaaataaaaaaacagacagagatAAAACCTGCTGATTTTCAAAGAGTGCGACGGTTTTGATTGTTGTTCCGGCTGTCCGTGGCCCAGCGTGGTGTCAAAGAGACATAGCGGGTTTCAAGGAGCTTCAAAGGTTATTGTAATTCACCTGCTTAtgggtcgtgtgtgtgtttgtgtatgtgtgttaagCAACTCCCAGTCCCCTGTCTGTCCctgtgtaccccccccccccctccctcattctTTGCCGCGTGTGTTTGTACCTGTAACAGTTGTTGCTGAATTTGTTGTAGCTGGAAAAGGCGATTAGCACACCAAACCCCACTCCCAGAGAGAAACAGATCTGTGTTGCTGCCTCGATCCAGACCTGGGGAGCAACAGAACAAGCGCACTTGTGTGAAGCGTCAGACAAAAGGCACAGGAGAGGGAAAAAAGCCATTATTAGGGATAATTGCAGGAAACTCATTCAACAGCAGTAGATGAAAGACGCGCTTGAATACGGGGGGTAATTTTGCAAATTACTGCTTCATGAATCTATCTAATCTAATTCCCCAATTGCTGCCATgcatctctctgtccctcttctCGCTTTCGCTCTCATTCTGCATAACCGAGTTCTTTAGTCCTGCATACATACTTATCAAGCTCTTTGGTGTTGTGATAGCAGCTTTCACAGATGAGGAACGTATTAGATATAGGAAACAAACAAgtattttctccattttttctAACAGCACTTTATATTGTAAACCAACGTTGCAATGGTAATCAATGGGAAATggactttatatatatatatatatatatatatatatatatatatcaggccTTTCTGGTCTTCAAACAGTGATTCACACCCATAGGAGCAATTTGTGGTTCAGTATATTGACATGTAGACTGAAAGAGCTGACCATCGAACCCTGCAACCGCCCTAATTAAAGAACTTTGTGTGTTCCCCAATTATATATATTGTCATACatctcattcatttattttgtttatttatcaagtTATTCTTTCTTATCCCATCTT
This genomic stretch from Gasterosteus aculeatus chromosome 20, fGasAcu3.hap1.1, whole genome shotgun sequence harbors:
- the slc6a3 gene encoding sodium-dependent dopamine transporter — translated: MSSLVAPEKPPSDTMGPKEVELTLVKEQNGVQFTSSAIVAPAPTQINSSGEEERETWGKKIDFLLSVIGFAVDLANVWRFPYLCYKNGGGAFLVPYLFFMVIAGMPLFYMELALGQYNREGAAGVWKICPIFKGVGFTVILISLYVGFYYNVIISWALFYLFSSFTSELPWVHCNNTWNSPNCSDWADNSSIGDIYKATPAQEYFERGVLHIQDSNGIDDLGRPRWQLTSCLAVVIVLLYFSLWKGVKTSGKVVWITATMPYVVLTVLLLRGVTLPGAIDGIKAYLSVDFLKLCDAKVWIEAATQICFSLGVGFGVLIAFSSYNKFSNNCYRDAIITSSINSLTSFFSGFVVFSFLGYMSHKHNVALDKVARDGAGLVFVIYPEAIATLPGSSVWAVIFFIMLLTLGIDSAMGGMESVITGLIDEFKCLHKHRELFTLFIVVSTFLISLFCVTNGGMYVFTLLDHFAAGTSILFGVLIEAIGIAWFYGVDRFSDDIEEMIGQRPGLYWRLCWKFVSPCFLLFMVVVSFATFNPPNYGTYSFPPWANMVGWCLAISSMSMVPLYAIYKLCILPGKFCDRLAYAITPETEHHLVDNGEVRQFTLQHWLVV